In Vibrio cyclitrophicus, one genomic interval encodes:
- a CDS encoding inosine/guanosine kinase, producing MKFPGQRKSKHYFPTHARDPLVNQIQQTPKLHRATVVGIGQTIVDIEARVDNEFLEKYELSKGHSLVLEESKADALYEELVERGLITHQYPGDTIGNTLHNYSVLADSKSVLLGVMSKKIEVGSFGYRYLCRTSSRMNLNHLQTVDGPIGRCYTLITEDGERTFAINEGHMNQLLPESIPEKVFEKASALVVSSYLMRGKPEDPMPKAVQKAIEYAKAHNVPVVLTLGTKYVIEGNSEWWQEYLKENVTIVAMNEDEGEALTGEKDPLLAANKALEWVDLVLCTAGPIGLYMAGYTDEPAKRETTLPLLPGNIPEFNKYEFSRAMRKQDCKDPVKVYSHIGPYLGGPLEIKNTNGAGDGALSALLHDMAANSYHHVNVPNSEKHEHACLTYSSLSQICKYANRVSYEVLTQHSPRLSRALPEREDSLEETYWDR from the coding sequence ATGAAGTTTCCTGGACAGCGTAAATCTAAGCACTACTTTCCAACTCACGCACGTGATCCGTTGGTCAACCAAATTCAACAAACACCTAAGCTACACCGCGCAACAGTTGTCGGTATAGGTCAAACGATTGTTGACATCGAAGCCCGTGTTGACAACGAGTTCCTAGAAAAATACGAGCTGAGTAAAGGTCACTCACTAGTATTGGAAGAAAGTAAAGCAGATGCGCTGTATGAAGAGTTAGTTGAGCGCGGTTTGATCACGCATCAATACCCTGGCGATACTATCGGCAACACACTGCACAACTATTCCGTACTTGCAGACAGCAAATCAGTCCTGCTTGGCGTTATGTCTAAGAAGATTGAAGTTGGCTCATTTGGTTATCGTTACCTTTGCCGTACTTCTTCTCGTATGAATCTAAACCACTTACAAACTGTTGATGGTCCAATTGGTCGTTGTTACACACTAATTACCGAAGATGGCGAACGTACGTTTGCGATCAACGAAGGACACATGAATCAACTTCTTCCAGAAAGCATTCCTGAAAAAGTGTTCGAGAAAGCGTCTGCATTGGTTGTGTCGTCATACCTAATGCGTGGTAAACCTGAAGATCCGATGCCAAAAGCGGTACAAAAAGCGATTGAATACGCGAAAGCACACAATGTGCCTGTTGTACTAACACTTGGTACTAAGTATGTGATCGAAGGTAACTCTGAATGGTGGCAAGAATACCTGAAAGAAAACGTAACCATCGTCGCGATGAACGAAGACGAGGGTGAAGCGCTAACGGGTGAAAAAGATCCTCTGCTAGCTGCTAACAAAGCACTTGAGTGGGTTGACCTAGTTCTATGTACTGCTGGCCCAATTGGCCTATACATGGCAGGTTACACTGACGAACCAGCAAAACGCGAAACCACACTACCATTATTACCGGGTAACATCCCTGAGTTCAACAAATATGAATTCAGCCGTGCGATGCGCAAGCAAGACTGTAAAGACCCAGTAAAAGTGTACTCTCACATTGGCCCTTACCTAGGTGGCCCACTTGAGATTAAGAACACCAATGGCGCTGGCGATGGTGCACTTTCAGCACTACTTCACGACATGGCAGCAAACAGCTACCACCACGTGAATGTGCCAAACTCAGAGAAACACGAGCACGCTTGTCTGACTTATTCTTCACTGTCTCAAATTTGTAAGTACGCAAACCGTGTAAGCTACGAAGTGTTGACTCAACACTCTCCTCGCCTTTCTCGTGCACTACCTGAACGCGAAGATAGCTTAGAAGAAACATACTGGGATCGTTAA
- a CDS encoding CreA family protein has product MKKALIAAGIVTMLAGCSDNEVGDVSLGFFTMKDIKMSSLDDDKIAGVTCHIASIEANLSLSDPSDSSISCRQTGEITPEMIAQIDKSKSGEVVFKQSKSIFFKTMKVRRIYDAENQSLLYLSYTTKETEGSFKHSLSTVPLWGTEAYVDPATLVPAQ; this is encoded by the coding sequence ATGAAAAAAGCCTTAATAGCAGCAGGTATCGTAACAATGTTAGCTGGCTGTTCGGACAACGAGGTTGGCGACGTCTCACTGGGTTTCTTCACAATGAAGGATATCAAGATGTCTTCATTGGATGACGATAAAATAGCGGGTGTTACCTGTCATATCGCATCAATCGAAGCAAATCTTAGCCTTTCTGATCCAAGTGATAGCTCTATCTCTTGTCGTCAAACAGGTGAAATTACACCAGAAATGATTGCTCAAATAGACAAGAGTAAGTCTGGTGAAGTGGTATTCAAGCAATCGAAAAGTATCTTCTTTAAAACAATGAAGGTTCGTCGTATCTACGATGCAGAGAATCAGTCGCTGCTTTATTTGTCTTATACCACCAAAGAAACGGAAGGCAGTTTCAAACATAGCCTTTCAACCGTTCCGCTTTGGGGTACAGAGGCTTACGTAGATCCAGCAACGCTTGTTCCAGCTCAATAG